One region of Vigna angularis cultivar LongXiaoDou No.4 chromosome 10, ASM1680809v1, whole genome shotgun sequence genomic DNA includes:
- the LOC108323501 gene encoding probable pectinesterase 29: protein MTFGWCCSVCVIFVLVGLRVEEANGQFLRKVGRKQLAYWSILVDQSGHGNFTTIQSAIDSVPSQNMYWVSIMVKAGTYREKVKIPYDKPYIILKGEGKRRTFVEWDDHDNTSQSPTFVAMADNVVVKSMSFRNSYNNPINSKAIKPAVAAMVSGDKSYFLRVGFFGLQDTLWDDRGRHYYKLCTIQGAIDFIFGAGQSLFERCSISVIGGALDPGLPGFITAQGRTHSQDENGFVFIDSHVFGNGTTYLGRPWRSHARVLFYKTNFSNVIQPAGWDAWKFAPNESGITFAEYGNFGPGSDTSQRVSWTNKLDLETIQNMTSTKFIDTDGWLQKQPF, encoded by the exons ATGACTTTTGGTTGGTGCTGCTCTGTGTGTGTGATATTTGTCTTGGTGGGTTTGAGAGTAGAAGAAGCTAATGGTCAGTTTTTGagaaaagttggaagaaaacaGTTAGCTTACTGGTCAATATTGGTGGATCAATCAGGGCATGGAAACTTCACCACAATACAATCTGCCATTGATTCAGTCCCTTCTCAGAACATGTATTGGGTTTCCATCATGGTGAAGGCTGGTACCTATAg AGAAAAAGTGAAGATTCCTTATGATAAGCCTTACATCATATTGAAAGGAGAGGGAAAGAGAAGAACTTTTGTTGAGTGGGATGACCATGATAATACCTCACAGAGTCCTACGTTTGTAGCCATGGCTGACAACGTTGTTGTCAAATCCATGAGCTTTAGG AATTCATACAACAACCCAATAAACAGTAAAGCCATTAAGCCTGCTGTGGCAGCAATGGTGAGTGGAGACAAGTCTTACTTTTTGAGAGTTGGTTTCTTCGGTTTGCAAGACACTTTATGGGACGACAGAGGAAGACATTACTACAAGCTTTGCACCATTCAAGGTGCCATTGATTTTATCTTCGGTGCAGGCCAATCATTATTTGAg AGGTGTTCCATATCTGTGATTGGTGGAGCACTAGATCCTGGGTTACCAGGATTCATCACAGCACAAGGGAGAACACATTCACAAGACGAAAATGGCTTTGTTTTCATTGATTCTCATGTCTTTGGAAATGGAACAACTTACTTGGGGAGGCCATGGAGAAGTCATGCTAGGGTTTTGTTTTACAAGACCAACTTCTCCAACGTTATACAACCTGCTGGTTGGGATGCATGGAAATTTGCTCCAAACGA GAGTGGCATAACATTTGCAGAGTATGGGAACTTTGGGCCTGGTTCTGACACTTCTCAAAGAGTGAGTTGGACCAATAAGTTGGATTTAGAAACAATTCAGAATATGACAAGCACCAAGTTCATTGACACTGATGGCTGGCTTCAGAAACAACCATTCTAA
- the LOC108323498 gene encoding histidine kinase 4 codes for MGLSLKMQSHHPVALRLYDQMGSKRKYTFIQAHRAWLPKFLLLWILLMALISWCIFSKMDDDTKVRRKEVLGSLCDQRARMLQDQFSVSVNHVHALAILVSTFHYYRYPSAIDQETFAEYTARTAFERPLLSGVAYAQRVVKSERERFEKEHGWVIKTMEEKSSLVRDEYAPVIFAQETLSYLESLDMMSGQEDRENILRARATGKAVLTSPFRLLGSHHLGVVLTFPVYKSKLPQKPTVEERIEATAGYVGGSFDVESLVENLLGQLAGNQAILVNVYDITNYTNPLIMYGKPYEEGDMSLAHESKLDFGDPFRKHQMICRYHQKAPTNWIAVTTAFLFFVILILVGYILYGAGNHIVKVEDDFHEMQELKVRAESAHVAKSQFLATVSHEIRTPMNGILGMLALLLDTELSSTQRDYAQTAQACGKALITLINEVLDRAKIEAGKLELEAVPFDLRSILDDVLSLFSEKSRHKGLELAVFVSDKVPDIVMGDPGRFRQIITNLVGNSVKFTEHGHIFVKVHLGDNRKCIMNGKHETFLNGESDEVFLISDDYHFKTLSGREAADERNSWDNFKLLIGDEKCCLDSSREMVATCETSEQVTLRVCVEDTGIGIPFSAQDRIFMPFVQADSSTSRNYGGTGIGLSISKCLVELMGGKINFISRPQIGSTFSFTAVCGRFKKGPVTDMKKNLEDLPSSFRGLKVIVVDGKPVRAAVTRYHLKRLGILVKVENSISKAVALYGKSGSLDSGMFLPDIIMVEKDTWISGEDGIFNMWKQNGHMFKIPKMILLATNISNIEFDKAKAMGFTDTVIMKPLRASMVAACLQQVLGMGKKRQLGKDMPNGSAFLHSLLYGKKILVVDDNGVNRRVAAGALKKFGADVKCAESGKAALEMLQLPHNFDACFMDIQMPEMDGFQATSQIRMMESKANEEMKNGSEWHVPILAMTADVIHATYDECLKRGMDGYVSKPFEEENLYQEVAKFFKTKTISDS; via the exons ATGGGTCTTAGTTTGAAGATGCAGAGCCACCATCCTGTGGCTTTGAGGTTGTATGATCAAATGGGGTCTAAAAGAAAGTACACTTTCATTCAGGCTCATAGAGCTTGGCTTCCAAAGTTCTTGCTGCTGTGGATCCTTCTAATGGCTTTGATAAGTTGGTGCATCTTTAGCAAAATGGATGATGACACTAAAGTCAGAAGGAAGGAGGTGCTGGGTAGCCTCTGTGATCAAAGGGCAAGAATGCTACAGGATCAGTTTAGTGTTAGTGTTAACCATGTCCATGCCCTTGCCATCCTCGTTTCAACCTTCCATTACTACAGATACCCTTCTGCCATTGACCAG GAAACCTTTGCCGAGTATACAGCCCGGACAGCATTTGAACGGCCATTACTGAGTGGTGTGGCATATGCACAAAGAGTTGTTAAATCTGAGAGAGAGAGATTTGAGAAAGAACATGGATGGGTTATAAAGACAATGGAAGAGAAGTCTTCACTGGTTAGAGATGAGTATGCCCCGGTGATATTTGCACAAGAAACTCTCTCATATCTTGAGTCTCTTGATATGATGTCTGGACAG GAGGACCGAGAAAACATTTTAAGGGCTAGAGCCACTGGGAAAGCAGTTCTGACGAGCCCTTTCAGGCTGTTGGGTTCTCACCATCTTGGTGTGGTTTTAACATTTCCTGTGTACAAGTCCAAGCTCCCTCAGAAGCCAACAGTGGAAGAACGCATCGAAGCAACTGCAGG ATATGTTGGAGGATCCTTTGATGTTGAGTCCCTTGTTGAGAATTTACTTGGACAACTTGCTGGTAACCAAGCAATCTTGGTGAATGTATATGATATCACAAACTATACTAATCCACTAATAATGTATGGAAAGCCCTATGAAGAAGGTGATATGTCTCTTGCCCATGAAAGCAAGCTTGATTTTGGAGACCCATTCAGGAAACATCAAATGATATGTAG GTACCATCAGAAGGCACCAACAAATTGGATTGCTGTTACCACGGCATTTCTATTCTTTGTGATTCTTATATTAGTGGGGTACATTTTATATGGTGCTGGAAATCATATTGTCAAAGTGGAAGATGATTTCCATGAAATGCAGGAACTGAAAGTTCGAGCAGAATCAGCCCACGTTGCCAAGTCCCAG TTTCTAGCTACGGTCTCTCATGAAATTAGAACACCCATGAATGGTATCTTAG GAATGCTTGCTCTGCTTCTAGATACAGAATTGAGTTCAACCCAACGGGATTATGCTCAGACTGCTCAGGCATGTGGAAAGGCACTGATAACATTAATAAATGAGGTGCTGGACAGAGCTAAAATCGAAGCTGGCAAGTTAGAGCTGGAGGCTGTTCCATTTGATCTTCGTTCCATACTTGATGATgttctttcccttttctctgAGAAATCTAGACACAAAGGTTTAGAG CTGGCTGTGTTTGTTTCTGATAAAGTACCGGATATTGTCATGGGAGATCCTGGGAGATTCagacaaataataacaaatctTGTTGGCAATTCTGTAAAA TTCACTGAACACGGACATATATTTGTCAAAGTCCATCTAGGGGACAATAGAAAGTGCATAATGAATGGAAAACATGAGACTTTTCTGAATGGAGAATCAGATGAAGTTTTCCTTATATCTGATGATTATCATTTCAAAACCTTAAGTGGACGTGAAGCAGCTGACGAACGGAACAGCTGGGATAATTTTAAGCTCCTAATTGGTGATGAAAAATGTTGCCTTGATTCTTCAAGAGAAATGGTGGCTACTTGTGAAACATCTGAACAAGTCACATTGAGGGTGTGTGTGGAAGACACAGGAATTGGAATCCCTTTTTCAGCTCAGGATAGGATATTCATGCCTTTTGTGCAGGCTGACAGCTCAACTTCACGAAATTATGGGGGTACTGGTATTGGCTTGAGTATCAGCAAATGTCTGGTTGAACTGATGGGTGGTAAGATAAACTTCATAAGCCGACCCCAGATTGGGAGCACTTTCTCGTTTACTGCAGTTTGTGGAAGATTTAAGAAAGGTCCGGTTACTGACATGAAGAAAAATTTggaagatcttccttcaagttTTAGAGGGCTGAAAGTCATCGTTGTTGATGGAAAACCTGTTAGAGCTGCTGTGACTAGATACCATTTGAAGAGACTAGGTATACTAGTTAAGGTTGAAAATAGCATCAGTAAGGCTGTTGCTTTATATGGTAAAAGTGGTTCTCTGGACTCAGG AATGTTCCTGCCAGATATTATCATGGTTGAGAAGGACACGTGGATATCTGGAGAAGATGGGATTTTCAATATGTGGAAACAGAATGGTCACATGTTTAAGATACCTAAAATGATCCTTCTGGCAACCAATATTAGTAACATTGAATTTGATAAAGCGAAGGCCATGGGTTTCACTGATACTGTGATCATGAAGCCCCTGAGAGCTAGTATGGTGGCTGCTTGTCTTCAGCAAGTTTTGGGGATGGGGAAGAAGAGGCAGCTAGGGAAAGACATGCCGAATGGTTCTGCTTTTCTACACAGCCTTCTCTATGGAAAGAAAATCTTGGTGGTTGATGACAATGGGGTAAACCGAAGGGTTGCTGCAGGTGCTCTGAAAAAGTTTGGAGCTGATGTGAAGTGTGCAGAAAGTGGCAAAGCAGCACTTGAAATGCTGCAATTGCCTCACAATTTTGATGCTTGCTTCATGGACATTCAAATGCCAGAAATGGATGG ATTTCAAGCAACTAGCCAAATTCGGATGATGGAGAGCAAGGCAAATGAGGAGATGAAGAATGGGAGTGAGTGGCATGTGCCTATATTGGCCATGACAGCTGATGTGATCCATGCTACATATGATGAGTGCTTGAAACGTGGCATGGATGGATATGTATCAAAGCCATTCGAGGAAGAGAATCTGTATCAGGAAGTTgcaaagtttttcaaaacaaagaCCATCTCAGACTCATAA